From a region of the Oscillospiraceae bacterium genome:
- a CDS encoding histidine phosphatase family protein, which yields MDLYLIRHGESFRSLPEYYNYERQVMDPPLTEKGIEQAKLLSQRCKKLQLDVILTSDLSRAQQTANILSELCRSKVICDKALREIDMGDLYLKSWDLFPDTYSKWISHDEDIAYPNGENGEAVWQRCKIIIQPLIKKYNKVAIVCHGGTIRSIICGLLNISQEKRFYLGLPPENCSISIIKYNEKDEKYYLHVFNDHSHILNY from the coding sequence ATGGATTTATATCTAATTAGACATGGCGAAAGCTTTCGATCGTTGCCTGAATACTATAATTATGAAAGACAAGTTATGGATCCCCCGTTAACTGAAAAGGGAATTGAGCAAGCTAAGTTACTTTCGCAGAGATGCAAGAAGCTACAGCTTGATGTTATATTGACCAGTGATTTATCCAGAGCACAACAAACAGCCAATATATTAAGCGAATTATGTCGTAGTAAGGTTATATGTGATAAAGCCTTGCGGGAGATAGATATGGGAGATTTATATCTGAAATCATGGGATTTATTTCCGGATACTTATTCAAAATGGATTTCACATGATGAAGATATAGCATATCCAAACGGAGAAAACGGCGAAGCTGTATGGCAAAGGTGTAAAATAATTATACAACCACTGATAAAAAAATATAATAAAGTAGCGATTGTATGCCATGGCGGAACAATTCGCTCGATAATTTGCGGGCTACTGAATATTTCGCAGGAAAAAAGATTCTATTTGGGGCTTCCTCCTGAAAATTGTTCAATCTCAATTATAAAGTATAATGAAAAAGACGAAAAGTATTATCTTCATGTATTTAATGATCATTCACATATATTAAATTATTAA